A segment of the Pseudomonas serboccidentalis genome:
CTCGGCGCCTGAATCACCGCCAGATCGAAACTGTCGCTGGCAAAGCGTGCCAGGGACTCGCCGTCTTCGACAAACTGGATCAGGAACGCGGCAGGACCGCCGCTACGACGTGGCCAACCATCGAGATAACGCAACAGCGTCGGCTGATGTTTGCCGCCAAGCAGGATTTTCGGGTTGCGCTGGGTGATATGTGCCGTGATCGGCGCGGGACGTGCTGGAGGGCGTAGTGCATTCATCGTGTCGTGTCTCTGCCTCAAAAGTCTGCATGGCAGGTGAGAGGCAACACCGAACCAGCGCTTTAGCGGTATTTCGAAGCCCTGTTCCGGCTTCTGACGGCAACTGTCTGAGTTACCTGGCGCCCCGCAAGTAGCTGTTTAAATCGGCGCATGAGCAACATCCTAGATAACGTGACCGATGAGTGTCAAGAATCAGCCACAACAAAAAAGGCCCGCACAATGCGGGCCTTTTGCTTGATCCAGAGCGCTCAACCGGCGATGGCGCGGTCCACCGACAGCTTGCCGGCGCCTTCGATCATCACCGCGAGACTGCCACCGAGCAGCGCCAGG
Coding sequences within it:
- a CDS encoding class I SAM-dependent methyltransferase, translating into MNALRPPARPAPITAHITQRNPKILLGGKHQPTLLRYLDGWPRRSGGPAAFLIQFVEDGESLARFASDSFDLAVIQAPSAEDAPEMIRQLTRVARQGLITRR